The stretch of DNA GGGGGCCGGCGCGGGCGGGCCGGGGGGCAGCGAGGTGGGATCGAGGGGGTCGAGGCCGGCCAAAAGCTCAAAGAGGAGCGCGGCGTCGGCCACCGAGTGGGTGAGCAGGCCCACGTGGTCCAGGCTGGAGGCCAGGGCGATGAGTCCGTGGCGACTCAGCATCCCATACGTCGGTTTAAAGCCGACGATCCCGCAGAAGCTCGCTGGCAGGCGCAGGCTGCCGCCGGTGTCGCTGCCCAGGGCGGCCGGAAGCCAGCCGGCGGCCACCGCGGCGGCCGACCCGCTGGAGGAGCCGCCCGGGCTGTGGTCGGCGCTGTGGGGGTGGCGCGTGGGTTTGAAGGCCGAGAGCCTGCCGGTGTCGCCCATGGCGAATTCGTCGAGGTTGGTTTTGGCGACGATGCAGGCGCCGGCCCTGCGCAGCCGGGCGACGCAGGTGGCGTCGAAGGGGGGCTGAAAGCCTTCGAGGTGCCGAGAGCCCGCGGTGGTGGGGAGATCGGCGGTGCAGAGGTTGTCCTTGATGCCGATCGGGAGGCCCTGCAGGGGAGGAGCGGGTTCGCCGGGGGCCGGGGAGACCCGGGGGAAGGTGGCGGGGTCGGCCGAGGCCAGCAGGGCGCCGAGGGGGTCGTGTCGGGCCTGCGCGAAGAAGTGGGCGCAGGGGGCGGGCAGGGCGCGCCACTGATCGAAGGTGCGGGGAGCGGTCATGGTCGGGTGGGCCGGGGGGAGCGTCAGGAGTCGTCGGAGAGCACGCGAGGAAGCGCGAAGAAGCCCTGGTGGGCGTGCGGGGCGTTGGCCAGCGCGGCCTCGGTGGTGAGCGGGGTGTTGGGGGTGTCGGGGCGCTCGGTAAGCGGCGTGTCGCTCCAGGGAGCGCGCTCTTTGAGAGAGGTGGGACCGGCGTCGAGCGCGGCCAGCGGCGCGAGGGCGTCTTCCAGGCGCTTTAGGTGCGCGTCGAGCGCGTCGTCGGGAGTCGGGTGGAGGCTGGCGAGGAGGTAGAGTCGGTCAGGGGGCATCGGACGACCCGGGGAGGGGAAGGGACGTGGACTTGTCGGTGTTGGCACTCGGGTTACTATCGCGGCATGACGTCGAAGACCAACCTGAACAAAAGGACGAGTGATGGGCAAGGCGAAGAAGGTTCAGTGGCGAGTGGGTGGGGCGGTGCTGGTGGCGACGATCGCGGCCTGCGCCCCGGCGATGAGCAGCGCGTTTGATGATATCAGCGCCAGCGAGATTCAGGACCTGCGGCGCCAGGGCAGCGGCACTGGCGAGCTGAGCGTGCAGGTGAAGATCGAGGCCGAGGCCGAGCGGCCCGGTGCCACCGCGCAGGACTTTGAGACCGAGGTCGAGGTCCGGGTGCTGCGCGCTGGCGTGCCGGTGCGCGATGCCGTGGTGACGCTCTCGGCCTACGAGGGGCCGGAGTGGACGCTGGAGCGGGATGACGATGGGGAGTACGAGGGTGAGGTCCGCGGCTATCACCGCGCCTACCGCGTCGACGTCGTCGCCGGCGGCGACCGGGTCGAGGGGG from Lujinxingia litoralis encodes:
- a CDS encoding Asp-tRNA(Asn)/Glu-tRNA(Gln) amidotransferase subunit GatC → MPPDRLYLLASLHPTPDDALDAHLKRLEDALAPLAALDAGPTSLKERAPWSDTPLTERPDTPNTPLTTEAALANAPHAHQGFFALPRVLSDDS